From Bacillus basilensis, a single genomic window includes:
- a CDS encoding DUF3626 domain-containing protein: MDLSRSQLFALEYISKYAENEKRGAKATINHILKMSNITDEMFEEAVANLKSHARIALHFHPDRLDSNMKNIAEALLEQGIYKSQFETLLSNGSVSAYPGGERDLWEKRIFGGAYQLEGVTNNQRPKYGALNLMLHPDGPAPRFGSCYFLLSPKVSYRSTYTYLDSHQDPKEKGTYEEFDMILAALLEETFVREFAIGEGNLNPTRFINHLLANLERPLIDSADKEPARNLNHYIEAQVHGDISLKEDVEALVADPSFKGTDVGRTLEEICMKYTIDLYWHMGFVLMVDEVPMDFRGSKMPSLARRIARNNCIDANIIGSAVVDLKHNPLSWSDRGTYEEVLQELKLLWHVLVRFGKPNQK; this comes from the coding sequence ATGGATTTATCAAGGTCTCAATTATTTGCTTTAGAGTATATTTCAAAATATGCAGAGAACGAAAAACGCGGGGCTAAAGCAACAATTAATCATATACTTAAAATGTCTAATATTACAGATGAAATGTTTGAAGAAGCTGTTGCTAATTTAAAATCTCATGCAAGGATTGCTTTACACTTTCATCCAGACAGACTAGATTCGAATATGAAAAATATTGCTGAAGCACTGCTTGAGCAAGGAATATATAAAAGTCAGTTTGAAACATTGCTGTCTAATGGAAGTGTATCTGCTTACCCTGGTGGTGAGCGTGATCTTTGGGAAAAGAGAATATTTGGAGGAGCATATCAACTAGAGGGTGTAACGAATAACCAACGGCCAAAGTATGGAGCGCTAAATTTGATGTTACACCCAGATGGGCCTGCTCCGCGTTTTGGATCATGTTACTTTCTCTTATCTCCAAAAGTTTCTTATCGCTCTACATATACGTATTTAGATTCGCATCAAGATCCAAAAGAAAAGGGGACTTATGAAGAGTTTGATATGATTTTAGCTGCTCTTTTGGAAGAGACATTCGTAAGAGAGTTTGCAATTGGGGAAGGGAATTTGAATCCAACAAGATTCATTAATCATTTACTGGCTAATCTGGAAAGGCCGTTAATAGATTCAGCAGACAAAGAGCCAGCCCGTAATCTTAATCATTATATTGAAGCGCAAGTTCATGGAGATATTTCTCTTAAAGAAGACGTGGAAGCGCTTGTTGCGGATCCTTCATTTAAGGGTACGGATGTAGGAAGAACTTTAGAAGAAATTTGTATGAAGTATACTATTGATTTGTATTGGCACATGGGCTTTGTACTTATGGTAGATGAAGTTCCAATGGATTTTAGAGGTTCAAAAATGCCATCTTTAGCAAGACGCATTGCACGGAATAATTGTATCGATGCAAATATAATTGGCTCTGCTGTAGTGGATTTGAAACACAATCCATTATCTTGGAGTGATCGTGGAACTTATGAGGAAGTGCTTCAGGAATTAAAATTATTATGGCATGTTTTAGTTCGGTTTGGGAAACCAAATCAGAAGTAG
- a CDS encoding amino acid ABC transporter permease: MYLSSALASDRLSTWIDIMQSSFMPMLKEAVFTTIPLTLITFIIGIILATLTALARISGSRILQWIARIYVSIIRGTPLLVQLFIIFYGLPTLNIEVEPYTAAVIGFSLNVGAYASEIIRASILSIPKGQWEAAYTIGMTYPQALKRVILPQATRVSIPPLSNTFISLVKDTSLASLILVTEMFRKAQEIAAMNYEFLIVYFEAGLIYWVICFLLSIVQQMLEKRSERYTLK; this comes from the coding sequence ATGTATCTAAGTAGTGCATTGGCTTCAGATCGATTGTCTACTTGGATAGATATTATGCAGTCTTCCTTCATGCCTATGCTGAAGGAAGCTGTTTTTACAACAATTCCATTAACGCTTATTACATTTATTATCGGGATTATACTTGCGACGTTAACGGCGCTTGCACGTATTTCAGGTAGTCGTATTTTACAATGGATTGCTCGTATCTATGTATCTATCATTCGCGGAACGCCACTTCTTGTACAATTATTTATTATTTTCTATGGTCTTCCAACTCTTAATATTGAAGTTGAGCCATATACAGCAGCAGTTATTGGATTTTCATTAAATGTCGGTGCATATGCATCTGAAATTATTCGTGCTTCGATTCTTTCCATTCCGAAAGGGCAGTGGGAAGCAGCTTATACAATTGGGATGACATACCCGCAAGCGTTAAAACGTGTTATTTTACCGCAAGCAACACGCGTATCAATCCCGCCGCTTTCAAATACATTTATTAGCTTAGTGAAAGATACTTCATTAGCATCGTTAATTTTAGTAACAGAAATGTTCCGAAAAGCGCAGGAGATTGCGGCAATGAACTACGAGTTTTTAATTGTTTATTTTGAAGCAGGTCTTATTTATTGGGTTATTTGTTTCTTACTATCAATCGTACAGCAGATGTTAGAGAAGCGTTCAGAACGCTACACGTTAAAATAA
- the racE gene encoding glutamate racemase has product MSVCHKHSVIGVLDSGVGGLTVASEIIRQLPKESIYYLGDNERCPYGPRSVEEVQSFVFEMVEFLKQFPLKALVVACNTAAAAALTALQEALSIPVIGVIHPGARAAIKVTKKGKIGVIGTVGTIQSNMYEKALHELDTYLEVHSHACPTLATVVENQLEDIAYVTQQVKQALLPLTKEDIDTLILGCTHYPLLESYIKKELGEDVTIISSAEETAIELSTILQHKGILSDNLNPKHRFFTTGSALSFEHIAERWLGYQISVECVNLPIKKARIYN; this is encoded by the coding sequence ATGTCTGTATGTCATAAACATTCAGTGATAGGTGTGTTAGATTCGGGAGTTGGGGGATTAACAGTTGCGAGCGAAATTATAAGACAATTGCCTAAAGAGAGCATTTATTATCTTGGTGATAATGAGCGTTGTCCGTATGGGCCAAGAAGTGTAGAAGAGGTACAATCTTTCGTATTTGAAATGGTTGAGTTCCTCAAACAATTTCCGTTAAAAGCTCTAGTGGTAGCATGTAATACTGCAGCAGCTGCTGCATTGACTGCGCTACAAGAAGCACTGTCCATTCCGGTTATTGGCGTTATACATCCGGGAGCAAGAGCGGCAATTAAAGTGACAAAGAAAGGGAAAATCGGAGTAATTGGAACTGTAGGTACGATACAGTCTAATATGTACGAAAAAGCATTGCACGAGCTTGATACATATTTGGAAGTACATAGTCACGCGTGCCCGACTTTAGCTACAGTTGTAGAAAATCAATTAGAAGATATTGCATATGTAACGCAGCAAGTGAAACAAGCTTTACTGCCATTAACGAAAGAAGATATAGATACGTTAATTCTTGGATGTACGCATTATCCACTTTTAGAGTCCTATATAAAAAAGGAACTAGGAGAAGATGTAACGATTATTAGTTCCGCAGAAGAAACAGCGATAGAGTTAAGCACAATTTTACAGCACAAAGGAATCCTGTCTGATAACCTGAATCCGAAGCATCGCTTTTTTACAACAGGCTCTGCCTTATCATTTGAACATATTGCTGAGCGATGGCTAGGGTATCAAATTTCTGTAGAATGTGTGAATTTACCTATAAAAAAGGCTCGTATCTATAACTAG
- the gapN gene encoding NADP-dependent glyceraldehyde-3-phosphate dehydrogenase, with amino-acid sequence MTTSNTYKFYLNGEWRESSSGETIEIPSPYLHEVIGQVQAITRGEVDEAIASAKEAQKSWAEASLQDRAKYLYKWADELVNMQDEIADIIMKEVGKGYKDAKKEVVRTADFIRYTIEEALHMHGESMMGDSFPGGTKSKLAIIQRAPLGVVLAIAPFNYPVNLSAAKLAPALIMGNAVIFKPATQGAISGIKMVEALHKAGLPKGLVNVATGRGSVIGDYLVEHEGINMVSFTGGTNTGKHLAKKATMIPLVLELGGKDPGIVREDADLQDAANHIVSGAFSYSGQRCTAIKRVLVHENVADELVSLLKAQVAELSVGSPEQDSTIVPLIDDKSADFVQGLVDDAVEKGATIVIGNKRERNLIYPTLIDHVTEEMKVAWEEPFGPILPIIRVSSDEQAIEIANKSEFGLQASVFTKDINKAFAIANKIETGSVQINGRTERGPDHFPFIGVKGSGMGAQGIRKSLESMTREKVTVLNFV; translated from the coding sequence ATGACAACTAGCAATACGTACAAATTTTATTTAAACGGAGAATGGAGAGAAAGCTCTTCAGGAGAGACAATTGAAATTCCATCTCCATACTTACACGAAGTAATTGGACAAGTACAAGCAATTACTCGCGGAGAAGTAGATGAAGCAATTGCATCTGCAAAAGAAGCTCAAAAATCATGGGCGGAAGCTTCTCTACAAGATCGCGCAAAGTATTTATATAAATGGGCTGATGAGCTCGTAAATATGCAAGATGAAATTGCCGATATCATTATGAAAGAAGTCGGTAAAGGATATAAAGATGCGAAGAAAGAAGTTGTTCGTACAGCTGACTTCATTCGTTACACGATCGAAGAAGCTTTACATATGCACGGAGAAAGCATGATGGGCGATAGCTTCCCTGGCGGAACGAAATCTAAACTTGCGATCATCCAACGTGCACCACTTGGTGTTGTATTAGCAATCGCACCATTTAACTACCCAGTAAACTTATCTGCTGCAAAACTTGCACCAGCATTAATTATGGGTAACGCTGTTATTTTTAAACCAGCAACTCAAGGTGCAATTAGCGGTATTAAAATGGTTGAAGCACTTCATAAAGCTGGCCTTCCAAAAGGTCTTGTAAACGTAGCGACAGGACGTGGTTCTGTAATTGGTGACTACTTAGTAGAACACGAAGGTATCAATATGGTATCGTTCACAGGTGGTACAAACACAGGTAAACATTTAGCAAAAAAAGCTACAATGATTCCACTTGTATTAGAACTTGGTGGTAAAGACCCTGGTATCGTTCGTGAAGATGCTGACTTACAAGACGCTGCAAACCATATCGTAAGCGGTGCATTCTCTTACTCTGGTCAACGTTGTACAGCTATTAAACGTGTACTTGTACACGAAAACGTAGCGGACGAGCTTGTTAGCTTATTAAAAGCGCAAGTAGCTGAGCTATCAGTTGGATCTCCAGAACAAGACAGCACAATCGTTCCATTAATCGACGACAAATCTGCTGACTTCGTTCAAGGTTTAGTTGACGACGCTGTTGAAAAAGGTGCAACGATCGTTATCGGTAACAAACGTGAGCGTAACTTAATTTACCCAACATTAATCGACCACGTAACAGAAGAAATGAAAGTTGCTTGGGAAGAGCCATTCGGCCCAATCCTTCCAATCATCCGTGTTTCTTCAGATGAACAAGCAATTGAAATTGCTAACAAATCAGAGTTCGGTCTGCAAGCAAGTGTCTTCACTAAAGACATTAACAAAGCATTTGCAATTGCTAACAAAATCGAAACTGGTTCTGTTCAAATTAACGGACGCACAGAGCGCGGCCCTGACCACTTCCCATTCATCGGTGTAAAAGGTTCAGGTATGGGCGCACAAGGTATTCGTAAGAGCCTTGAGTCTATGACACGCGAAAAAGTAACTGTATTAAACTTCGTTTAA
- a CDS encoding ABC transporter ATP-binding protein, producing MSVSKRLFQYAMKVKGTIFAAMLMLFIFVIAELAGPFVAKTMIDDHIVGIEKPWYETEKSEEAVSYNGTFYKRSDRFEEGEKKGKEVRVMQVGFQYYFVPNKVNVEGSRTVKGDMITVQNGKAVQVYKAKALTKEEVFAFYKPEINRLLLLGGGYFALLVVVSLFAYGKQFFLQKAANKIIQIMREDVFSHIQTLPIRYFDHLPAGKIVSRVTNDTEAIRDLYVTVLATFVSSIIYIIGIFAALFLLDVKLATLCLLIIPILIVWAILYRKYASVYNHKMRSRLSDINGTVNESIQGMPIIQAFRQERETKKEFEELNGDYFKYQNKILNLNAATSHNLVSVLRNIAFTGVIWYFGGASLSATGVISLGILYAFVDYLTRLFSPITNMVNQLANLEQSRVASERVFELLEEKGEAVEEERMPRLQGNVKFDNVSFSYNGKDEVLKNISFEAKQGETVALVGHTGSGKSSIMNVLFQFYEFEKGKLTIDGHDVKEMSKQATREHMGIVLQDPFLFSGTVASNVSLENEKISKERIVKALRDVGAERFANNINEEITEKGSTLSTGERQLISFARALAFDPAILILDEATSSIDTETEAMIQQALEVVKKGRTTFIIAHRLSTIKSADQIIVLDRGTILEKGSHDELMKKRGRYYDMYKTQMEGNQSA from the coding sequence ATGAGTGTTTCAAAACGATTGTTTCAATATGCGATGAAAGTGAAAGGAACGATTTTTGCAGCGATGCTAATGTTATTTATTTTCGTCATAGCAGAGCTTGCTGGTCCTTTCGTCGCGAAAACGATGATTGACGATCATATCGTTGGAATAGAGAAACCTTGGTATGAAACAGAAAAGAGTGAAGAGGCTGTTTCGTATAATGGCACCTTTTATAAGCGAAGTGATCGCTTTGAAGAAGGGGAGAAAAAAGGAAAAGAAGTACGCGTGATGCAAGTCGGTTTTCAATATTATTTTGTACCGAATAAAGTGAATGTTGAAGGATCACGTACTGTAAAAGGTGATATGATTACCGTTCAAAATGGTAAGGCAGTGCAAGTGTATAAAGCGAAAGCATTAACGAAAGAAGAAGTATTTGCGTTTTATAAACCAGAAATAAACCGTTTATTATTACTTGGTGGTGGCTATTTTGCTTTATTAGTAGTCGTGTCATTGTTTGCATATGGAAAGCAGTTCTTCTTGCAGAAGGCAGCGAACAAAATTATTCAAATTATGAGGGAAGATGTGTTTTCTCATATTCAAACGTTGCCGATTCGTTATTTCGATCATTTACCAGCAGGGAAAATTGTGTCGCGTGTAACGAATGATACGGAAGCCATTCGTGATTTATATGTAACGGTGCTGGCAACATTCGTTTCTAGTATCATCTATATTATTGGGATATTCGCTGCGCTATTTTTACTCGATGTAAAGTTGGCAACGTTATGTTTACTCATCATCCCAATTTTAATTGTTTGGGCTATTTTATATAGAAAGTATGCGTCTGTATACAATCATAAAATGCGTTCACGTTTATCAGATATTAACGGAACAGTGAATGAATCCATTCAAGGGATGCCGATTATTCAAGCGTTCCGTCAAGAGCGTGAAACGAAAAAAGAGTTTGAAGAATTAAATGGCGATTATTTTAAGTATCAAAATAAAATTTTGAATTTAAATGCCGCAACTTCGCATAACTTAGTGTCTGTATTAAGAAATATCGCATTCACAGGTGTGATTTGGTATTTCGGTGGTGCTTCATTAAGTGCTACAGGCGTCATTTCTCTAGGGATACTGTATGCGTTCGTTGATTATTTAACACGATTGTTCTCACCAATTACAAATATGGTAAATCAGCTTGCTAACTTAGAACAATCGCGTGTTGCATCAGAACGTGTTTTTGAATTGTTAGAGGAAAAAGGGGAAGCAGTAGAAGAGGAACGTATGCCTCGCTTACAAGGGAACGTGAAATTTGATAATGTGTCGTTTTCTTATAATGGAAAAGATGAAGTGTTAAAAAATATTTCTTTTGAAGCGAAACAAGGCGAGACAGTGGCACTTGTCGGTCATACTGGATCAGGAAAAAGTTCCATTATGAATGTACTCTTTCAGTTTTATGAGTTTGAAAAAGGAAAGCTTACAATTGACGGTCACGACGTAAAAGAGATGTCAAAACAAGCAACTCGTGAACATATGGGAATCGTATTGCAAGATCCGTTTTTATTTAGCGGGACAGTAGCATCTAATGTTAGCTTAGAGAATGAAAAAATTTCAAAAGAGCGCATCGTAAAAGCGTTGCGTGACGTTGGTGCTGAAAGATTTGCGAACAATATAAATGAAGAAATTACAGAAAAGGGAAGCACACTTTCTACTGGAGAACGTCAGCTTATTTCTTTTGCTAGGGCACTTGCTTTTGATCCAGCCATTTTAATTTTAGATGAAGCGACATCTAGTATTGATACAGAAACAGAAGCGATGATTCAACAAGCACTAGAAGTTGTGAAAAAAGGAAGAACGACATTTATTATTGCTCACCGACTTTCAACAATTAAAAGTGCAGATCAAATTATTGTGCTTGATAGAGGAACCATTTTGGAAAAAGGTTCTCATGATGAACTAATGAAAAAGCGCGGGCGTTATTACGATATGTACAAAACGCAAATGGAAGGAAACCAGAGTGCTTAA
- the sasP gene encoding small acid-soluble spore protein, SasP family — MANQNSSNQLVVPGATAAIDQMKYEIAQEFGVQLGADSTARANGSVGGEITKRLVAMAEQSLGGFHK; from the coding sequence ATGGCAAACCAAAATTCTTCAAATCAATTAGTAGTACCAGGAGCAACAGCTGCAATCGACCAAATGAAGTACGAAATCGCTCAAGAATTTGGTGTACAATTAGGAGCAGATTCTACGGCTCGTGCTAACGGTTCTGTTGGTGGCGAAATCACAAAACGTCTAGTTGCAATGGCTGAACAAAGCCTTGGCGGATTCCACAAATAA
- a CDS encoding ABC transporter ATP-binding protein: MLSVLLKLKWFFQEHWKRYSIAIGALLIVNIVEVIPPKVLGVTIDNIKTGTLTNEAIMQSILILIGVTIVGYGLTFVWQHQLFGGAFVLEKTMRSKFMGHLLKMTPTFYQKNRTGDLMARATNDLKAIAMTAGFGILTLVDSSLYMLTIVFMMGFTISWELTFAALIPLPIMAYAMNIYGKKLHERFTVAQDAFGDMNDKVLESIAGVRVIRAYVQENADQERFHHLGDDVYEKNMKVARIDALFQPTVKMLVGLSYLIGLVYGAYLVFQSKVTLGELVSFNVYLGMMIWPMFAIGELINVMQRGNASLDRVNETLAYEPDVKNPENPKLVQEPDYIQFDDVTFSYPSSTETNLKKVSFTLKQGETLGIVGKTGSGKTTLVRQLLRQYPLGDGDIAVSDVTLDKITNENVLGWIGYVPQEHILFSKTAKENILFGNREATEEELEKAIEIAAFKKDLEFLPEGLETLVGEKGVSLSGGQKQRISIARAVIQNPEILILDDSLSAVDARTEAAIIENIRTERSGKTTIITTHRLSAVQHADWILVMDEGEVIEEGTHDQLIKSGGWYAEQFERQQGESESADSGVKI; this comes from the coding sequence TTGTTATCAGTATTACTAAAGTTAAAATGGTTTTTTCAAGAGCATTGGAAGAGATATAGTATCGCCATTGGAGCTCTTTTAATTGTGAATATAGTTGAGGTTATTCCCCCGAAAGTGTTAGGGGTTACGATTGATAATATAAAAACAGGAACGTTAACGAACGAAGCAATTATGCAGTCTATTCTTATTTTAATAGGGGTTACGATTGTTGGATATGGTCTTACTTTTGTGTGGCAACATCAATTGTTTGGCGGAGCATTCGTACTTGAGAAAACGATGCGTTCTAAATTTATGGGGCATTTACTTAAGATGACGCCAACATTTTATCAAAAAAATCGTACTGGTGATTTAATGGCGAGAGCGACAAACGATTTAAAAGCAATCGCTATGACAGCTGGTTTCGGTATATTAACGCTCGTTGATTCTAGTTTATATATGCTTACGATTGTCTTTATGATGGGATTTACAATTAGTTGGGAGCTTACATTTGCGGCACTTATACCGCTTCCGATTATGGCGTATGCAATGAATATATATGGAAAGAAATTGCATGAAAGATTTACAGTTGCGCAAGATGCGTTCGGTGATATGAACGATAAAGTACTAGAGTCAATAGCTGGTGTGCGCGTGATTCGTGCATACGTACAAGAAAATGCAGATCAAGAAAGATTTCATCATTTAGGAGATGACGTCTACGAAAAAAATATGAAGGTAGCTAGAATTGATGCACTATTCCAACCAACTGTGAAAATGCTTGTTGGCCTTAGTTATTTAATTGGTTTAGTGTACGGCGCATATCTTGTATTTCAATCAAAGGTGACACTTGGCGAACTTGTTTCCTTTAACGTGTATTTAGGGATGATGATTTGGCCGATGTTTGCAATTGGCGAATTAATTAATGTTATGCAAAGAGGAAATGCTTCATTAGATCGTGTGAATGAAACGTTAGCGTATGAACCAGATGTGAAAAATCCTGAAAATCCAAAGCTTGTACAAGAGCCGGATTATATTCAGTTTGATGACGTTACCTTTTCATATCCTTCATCAACTGAAACAAATTTAAAGAAGGTTTCGTTTACATTAAAACAAGGGGAAACACTTGGGATTGTTGGAAAAACAGGAAGCGGAAAAACGACGCTCGTACGTCAGCTTCTTCGCCAATATCCGCTTGGAGATGGGGATATTGCAGTCTCTGATGTGACGTTAGATAAAATAACGAATGAAAATGTACTTGGATGGATTGGTTATGTACCGCAGGAGCATATTTTGTTCTCTAAAACAGCGAAGGAAAATATTTTGTTTGGGAACAGGGAAGCGACGGAAGAAGAGCTTGAGAAAGCAATTGAAATTGCGGCGTTTAAAAAGGATTTAGAGTTTTTACCAGAAGGGTTAGAAACGCTCGTTGGAGAGAAAGGTGTTTCTTTATCAGGAGGGCAAAAACAAAGGATCTCGATTGCGCGAGCTGTTATTCAAAATCCAGAAATTTTAATTTTGGATGATTCTTTATCAGCTGTTGATGCTCGTACAGAAGCAGCGATTATCGAAAATATAAGAACAGAAAGAAGCGGAAAAACGACGATTATTACGACGCACCGTTTATCTGCCGTACAACATGCTGATTGGATTCTCGTTATGGATGAAGGTGAAGTAATAGAAGAGGGTACGCATGATCAGCTTATCAAAAGCGGAGGCTGGTATGCGGAGCAGTTTGAAAGACAACAAGGTGAAAGTGAAAGTGCGGATAGTGGGGTGAAAATATGA
- a CDS encoding amino acid ABC transporter substrate-binding protein, producing the protein MKKLFSVLAVTTLAIGIVAGCGKEEKKDTASQDALQKIKQSGELVIGTEGTYPPFTFHDSSNKLTGFDVELAEEVSKRLGVKPVFKETQWDSLLAGLDAKRFDMVANEVGIREDRQKKYDFSSPYVSSSAVLVIAKDKDKPATFADVKGLKAAQSLTSNYADIAKKNGAEITNVEGFSQAAELLNTGRVDFTINDKLSVLNYLETKKDAKIKIVDTEKEASQSGFLFRKGSDKLVQEVNKALEDMKKDGTYDKIAKKWFGENVSK; encoded by the coding sequence ATGAAAAAATTATTTTCAGTACTTGCAGTAACTACATTAGCGATCGGGATTGTAGCGGGCTGCGGTAAAGAAGAGAAAAAAGATACAGCTAGTCAAGACGCGTTACAAAAGATTAAACAAAGCGGTGAACTTGTAATTGGTACAGAAGGTACATATCCACCATTTACATTCCACGATTCAAGCAATAAATTAACTGGATTCGATGTTGAATTAGCAGAAGAAGTTTCAAAACGTTTAGGAGTAAAGCCTGTATTTAAAGAAACACAATGGGATAGCTTACTTGCTGGTTTAGATGCAAAACGTTTCGATATGGTTGCGAATGAAGTTGGTATTCGTGAAGATCGTCAAAAGAAATATGACTTCTCTAGCCCATACGTTTCCTCTTCAGCGGTATTGGTTATTGCAAAAGATAAAGATAAACCTGCTACATTTGCTGATGTAAAAGGATTAAAAGCAGCACAATCTTTAACAAGTAACTATGCAGATATTGCTAAGAAAAATGGCGCGGAAATCACGAATGTAGAAGGCTTTAGCCAAGCGGCAGAATTATTAAACACTGGCCGTGTTGATTTCACAATTAATGATAAATTATCAGTGTTAAACTATTTAGAAACGAAAAAAGATGCAAAAATTAAAATTGTAGATACAGAAAAAGAAGCGTCACAAAGTGGATTCTTATTCCGTAAAGGTAGCGACAAGCTAGTACAAGAAGTAAACAAAGCGTTAGAAGATATGAAAAAAGACGGTACGTACGACAAAATAGCGAAAAAATGGTTCGGTGAAAATGTATCTAAGTAG
- a CDS encoding amino acid ABC transporter ATP-binding protein — protein MISIQHLQKSFGDNTVLKHIDLTVEKGEVVVIIGPSGSGKTTFLRCLNVLETPNAGSISIGNKELDFSQKVSKKDIVNLRTQTGMVFQHHNLFPHLTALQNVMEGLVTVKKMGKEEAKKKANYFLEKVGLADKVDLYPFQLSGGQQQRVGIARALAMEPEVLLFDEPTSALDPELVQEVLKVMKELAKEGMTMVIVTHEMRFAHQIANRVIFMDGGVVVEQGTPEDVFTNPKEERTKKFLQMLQ, from the coding sequence ATGATTTCAATTCAGCACTTACAAAAAAGTTTCGGAGATAATACCGTACTAAAGCATATAGATTTAACAGTTGAGAAGGGCGAAGTTGTTGTTATTATTGGGCCGTCTGGATCTGGTAAAACGACATTCTTACGCTGTCTCAATGTGCTAGAAACGCCGAACGCTGGTAGTATCAGCATCGGTAATAAAGAGCTCGATTTTTCTCAAAAAGTATCGAAGAAAGATATTGTAAACCTTCGTACACAAACAGGTATGGTATTCCAGCACCATAACTTATTCCCGCATTTAACAGCACTTCAAAATGTAATGGAAGGTCTCGTTACAGTGAAAAAGATGGGGAAAGAAGAAGCGAAGAAAAAAGCAAACTACTTCCTTGAAAAAGTTGGTCTTGCGGATAAAGTAGACTTATATCCGTTCCAATTATCAGGCGGACAACAACAGCGCGTTGGAATTGCTCGCGCGCTTGCGATGGAGCCGGAAGTGTTACTATTTGATGAACCGACGTCAGCACTTGATCCTGAACTCGTTCAAGAAGTTCTGAAAGTAATGAAAGAACTTGCTAAAGAAGGCATGACGATGGTTATTGTAACGCACGAAATGCGCTTTGCACATCAAATTGCGAACCGTGTTATTTTCATGGATGGCGGTGTCGTTGTCGAACAAGGTACACCAGAAGATGTATTTACAAATCCAAAAGAAGAACGCACGAAGAAGTTTTTACAAATGTTGCAGTAA